The following coding sequences lie in one Pan paniscus chromosome X, NHGRI_mPanPan1-v2.0_pri, whole genome shotgun sequence genomic window:
- the MPP1 gene encoding 55 kDa erythrocyte membrane protein isoform X2, producing MTLKASEGESGGSMHTALSDLYLEHLLQKRSRPEAVSHPLNTVTEDMYTNGSPAPGSPAQVKGQEVRKVRLIQFEKVTEEPMGITLKLNEKQSCTVARILHGGMIHRQGSLHVGDEILEINGTNVTNHSVDQLQKAMKETKGMISLKVIPNQQSRLPALQMFMRAQFDYDPKKDNLIPCKEAGLKFATGDIIQIINKDDSNWWQGRVEGSSKESAGLIPSPELQEWRVASMAQSAPSEAPSCSPFGKKKKYKDKYLAKHSSIFDQLDVVSYEEVVRLPAFKRKTLVLIGASGVGRSHIKNALLSQNPEKFVYPVPYTTRPPRKSEEDGKEYHFISTEEMTRNISANEFLEFGSYQGNMFGTKFETVHQIHKQNKIAILDIEPQTEALQQLQKDSEAIRSQYAHYFDLSLVNNGVDETLKKLQEAFDQACSSPQWVPVSWVY from the exons GCTGTATCGCATCCATTGAATACTGTGACCGAGGACATGTACACCAACGGGTCTCCTGCCCCAGGTAGCCCTGCCCAGGTCAAGGGACAGGAGGTGCGGAAAGTGCGACTCATACAGTTTGAGAAGGTCACAGAAGAGCCCATG GGAATCACTCTGAAGCTGAATGAAAAACAGTCCTGTACGGTGGCCAGAATTCTTCATGGTGGCATGATCCATAGACAAG GCTCCCTTCACGTGGGGGATGAGATCCTAGAAATCAATGGCACAAATGTGACAAATCATTCAGTGGATCAGCTGCAGAAGGCGATG aaagaaaCCAAAGGAATGATCTCATTAAAAGTAATTCCCAACCAGCAAAGCCGTCTTCCTGCACTACAG ATGTTCATGAGAGCGCAGTTTGACTATGATCCCAAAAAGGACAATCTGATCCCTTGCAAGGAGGCGGGACTGAAGTTTGCTACTGGGGACATTATCCAGATTATCAACAAGGATGACAGCAATTGGTGGCAGGGACGGGTGGAAGGCTCCTCCAAGGAGTCAGCAGGATTGATCCCTTCCCCTGAGCTGCAGGAATG GCGAGTGGCAAGTATGGCTCAGTCAGCTCCTAGCGAAGCCCCGAGCTGCAGTCCCTttgggaagaagaagaagtacAAAGACAAATATCTGGCCAAGCACAGCTCGA TTTTTGATCAGTTGGATGTTGTTTCCTACGAGGAAGTCGTTCGGCTCCCTGCATTCAAGAGGAAGACCCTGGTGCTGATCG GAGCCAGTGGGGTGGGTCGCAGCCACATTAAGAATGCCCTGCTCAGCCAGAATCCGGAGAAGTTTGTGTACCCTGTCCCAT ATACAACACGGCCACCAAGGAAGAGTGAGGAAGATGGGAAGGAGTACCACTTTATCTCAACGGAGGAGATGACGAGGAACATCTCTGCCAATGAGTTCTTGGAGTTTGGCAGCTACCAAGGCAACATGTTTGGCACCAAATTTGAAACAGTGCACCAGATTCATAAGCAGAACAAGATTGCCATCCTTGACATTGAGCCCCAG ACAGAAGCCCTGCAGCAGCTGCAGAAGGACTCTGAGGCCATCCGCAGCCAGTACGCTCACTACTTTGACCTCTCACTGGTCAATAATGGTGTTGATGAAACCCTTAAAAAATTACAAGAAGCCTTCGACCAAGCGTGCAGTTCTCCACAGTGGgtgcctgtctcctgggtttacTAA
- the MPP1 gene encoding 55 kDa erythrocyte membrane protein isoform X1: MTLKASEGESGGSMHTALSDLYLEHLLQKRSRPEAVSHPLNTVTEDMYTNGSPAPGSPAQVKGQEVRKVRLIQFEKVTEEPMGITLKLNEKQSCTVARILHGGMIHRQGSLHVGDEILEINGTNVTNHSVDQLQKAMKETKGMISLKVIPNQQSRLPALQMFMRAQFDYDPKKDNLIPCKEAGLKFATGDIIQIINKDDSNWWQGRVEGSSKESAGLIPSPELQEWRVASMAQSAPSEAPSCSPFGKKKKYKDKYLAKHSSIFDQLDVVSYEEVVRLPAFKRKTLVLIGASGVGRSHIKNALLSQNPEKFVYPVPYTTRPPRKSEEDGKEYHFISTEEMTRNISANEFLEFGSYQGNMFGTKFETVHQIHKQNKIAILDIEPQTLKIVRTAELSPFIVFIAPTDQGTQTEALQQLQKDSEAIRSQYAHYFDLSLVNNGVDETLKKLQEAFDQACSSPQWVPVSWVY, translated from the exons GCTGTATCGCATCCATTGAATACTGTGACCGAGGACATGTACACCAACGGGTCTCCTGCCCCAGGTAGCCCTGCCCAGGTCAAGGGACAGGAGGTGCGGAAAGTGCGACTCATACAGTTTGAGAAGGTCACAGAAGAGCCCATG GGAATCACTCTGAAGCTGAATGAAAAACAGTCCTGTACGGTGGCCAGAATTCTTCATGGTGGCATGATCCATAGACAAG GCTCCCTTCACGTGGGGGATGAGATCCTAGAAATCAATGGCACAAATGTGACAAATCATTCAGTGGATCAGCTGCAGAAGGCGATG aaagaaaCCAAAGGAATGATCTCATTAAAAGTAATTCCCAACCAGCAAAGCCGTCTTCCTGCACTACAG ATGTTCATGAGAGCGCAGTTTGACTATGATCCCAAAAAGGACAATCTGATCCCTTGCAAGGAGGCGGGACTGAAGTTTGCTACTGGGGACATTATCCAGATTATCAACAAGGATGACAGCAATTGGTGGCAGGGACGGGTGGAAGGCTCCTCCAAGGAGTCAGCAGGATTGATCCCTTCCCCTGAGCTGCAGGAATG GCGAGTGGCAAGTATGGCTCAGTCAGCTCCTAGCGAAGCCCCGAGCTGCAGTCCCTttgggaagaagaagaagtacAAAGACAAATATCTGGCCAAGCACAGCTCGA TTTTTGATCAGTTGGATGTTGTTTCCTACGAGGAAGTCGTTCGGCTCCCTGCATTCAAGAGGAAGACCCTGGTGCTGATCG GAGCCAGTGGGGTGGGTCGCAGCCACATTAAGAATGCCCTGCTCAGCCAGAATCCGGAGAAGTTTGTGTACCCTGTCCCAT ATACAACACGGCCACCAAGGAAGAGTGAGGAAGATGGGAAGGAGTACCACTTTATCTCAACGGAGGAGATGACGAGGAACATCTCTGCCAATGAGTTCTTGGAGTTTGGCAGCTACCAAGGCAACATGTTTGGCACCAAATTTGAAACAGTGCACCAGATTCATAAGCAGAACAAGATTGCCATCCTTGACATTGAGCCCCAG acccTGAAAATTGTTCGGACAGCAGAACTTTCACCTTTCATTGTGTTCATTGCACCTACTGACCAGGGCACTCAG ACAGAAGCCCTGCAGCAGCTGCAGAAGGACTCTGAGGCCATCCGCAGCCAGTACGCTCACTACTTTGACCTCTCACTGGTCAATAATGGTGTTGATGAAACCCTTAAAAAATTACAAGAAGCCTTCGACCAAGCGTGCAGTTCTCCACAGTGGgtgcctgtctcctgggtttacTAA